The following proteins are co-located in the Doryrhamphus excisus isolate RoL2022-K1 chromosome 15, RoL_Dexc_1.0, whole genome shotgun sequence genome:
- the eif3d gene encoding eukaryotic translation initiation factor 3 subunit D, whose product MAKFHAPVIQDNPSGWGPCAVPEKFKDMPYQPFSKGDRLGKVADWTGATYQDKRYTNKYSSQFGGGSQYAYFHEEDEASFQLVDTAKMQKTAYQRNRMRFAQRNLRRDKDRRNLTQFNMQTLPKSAKQKERDRMRLQKKFQKQFGVRQKWDQKSQAQLKPRDSSVEVRSDWEVKEEMDFPRLMKMRYMEVADPVDIECCGALEYYDKAFDRITTRNEKQLKSIKRIFHTVTTTDDPVIRKLAKTQGNVFATDAILATLMCCTRSVNSWDIIVQRVGNKLFFDKRDNSDFDLLTVSETANEPPQDEGNSFNSPRNLAMEATYINHNFSQQCLRMGGERYKFPNTNPFVEEDMDRSEVASVAYRYRHWKLGEDIDLIVRCEHDGVMIGANGEVSFINVKTLNEWDSRYCNGVDWRQKLDSQRGAVLATELKNNSYKLARWTCCAMLAGSEYLKLGYVSRYHVKDSARHVVLGTQQFKPNEFASQINLSMENAWGILRCVIDICRKLDEGKYLILKDPNKQVIRVYSLPDGTFSSDEEEEEEEDEEDEEEEDEEN is encoded by the exons ATGGCAAAGTTCCACGCCCCTGTGATCCAGGACAACCCGTCCGGATGGGGTCCATGCGCCGTGCCAGAGAAGTTTAAGGACATGCCCTACCAGCCATTCAGTAAAGGAGACCGTTTGGGAAAG GTGGCCGACTGGACAGGAGCAACGTACCAGGACAAGAGATACACAA ACAAGTACTCCTCTCAGTTTGGTGGCGGAAGTCAGTACGCTTACTTCCACGAGGAGGACGAGGCCAGCTTCCAGCTGGTGGACACGGCCAAGATGCAGAAGACAGCCTACCAGAGGAACCGCATGAGGTTTGCTCAG AGGAACCTGCGCAGGGACAAAGACCGCAGGAATCTGACGCAGTTCAACATGCAGACGCTTCCGAAGAGTGCCAAGCAAAAGGAGAG GGATCGAATGCGCCTGCAGAAGAAGTTCCAGAAGCAGTTTGGCGTCCGTCAGAAGTGGGACCAGAAATCCCAG GCTCAGCTGAAGCCCAGAGATTCCTCCGTGGAGGTGCGCAGCGACTGGGAGGTGAAGGAGGAGATGGACTTCCCCAGGCTCATGAAGATGCGATACATGGAAGTGGCCGATCCCGTCGACAT CGAGTGCTGCGGGGCTTTGGAGTACTACGACAAGGCCTTCGACCGCATCACCACTCGCAATGAAAAGCAGCTGAAGAGCATCAAGAGGATCTTCCACACGGTCACCACCACCGACGACCCCGTCATCCGTAAG CTGGCAAAGACTCAGGGCAACGTGTTCGCCACCGACGCCATCTTGGCCACGCTGATGTGCTGCACGCGCTCCGTCAACTCCTGGGACATCATCGTGCAGCGAGTCGGCAACAAGCTGTTCTTTGACAAGAGAGACAACTCTGACTTTG atCTGCTGACTGTGAGCGAGACCGCCAACGAGCCACCGCAGGATGAGGGCAACTCCTTCAACTCCCCCCGTAACCTGGCGATGGAGGCCACCTACATCAACCACAACTTCAGCCAGCAGTGCTTACGCATG GGTGGCGAGCGCTACAAGTTCCCCAACACCAACCCCTTTGTGGAGGAGGACATGGACAGGAGCGAGGTGGCGTCCGTCGCTTACAGGTACCGCCACTGGAAGCTGGGCGAAGACATCGACCTGATTGTCCGCTGTGAACACGACGGCGTGATGATCGGCGCCAACGGGGAAGTGTCCTTCATCAACGTCAAGACCCTCAACGAGTGGGACTCCAGG TACTGTAACGGCGTGGACTGGCGCCAGAAGCTGGACTCCCAGAGGGGAGCGGTCCTGGCCACCGAGCTGAAGAACAACAGCTACAAGCTGGCCCGCTGGACCTGCTGCGCCATGCTGGCCGGGTCCGAATACCTCAAGCTGGG GTACGTGTCCCGCTACCACGTGAAGGACTCTGCGCGTCACGTGGTCCTGGGCACCCAGCAGTTCAAGCCCAACGAGTTCGCCAGCCAGATCAACCTGAGCATGGAGAACGCCTGGGGCATCCTGCGCTGCGTCATCGACATCTGCCGCAAGCTGGACGAGGGCAAGTACCTCATCCTCAAGGACCCCAACAAG CAAGTCATTCGGGTCTACAGTCTCCCTGACGGGACCTTCAGCTccgatgaagaggaggaggaagaggaggatgaagaggacgaGGAAGAAGAAG ATGAAGAAAACTGA
- the LOC131102909 gene encoding ras-related protein Rab-40C, which produces MGSQGSPVKSYDYLLKFLLVGDSDVGKGEILDSLQDGSAESPYAYSSGIDYKTTTILLDGRRVKLELWDTSGQGRFCTIFRSYSRGAQGILLVYDITNRWSFDGIDRWIREIDEHAPGVPRILVGNRLHLAFKRQVPTEQARAYAEKNGMTFFEVSPLCNFNVIESFTELSRIVLMRHGMEKFWRPNRVFSLQDLCCRAIVSCTPVHLIDKLPLPVAIKSHLKSFSMANGMNAVMMHGRSYSLANPAGGSKGNSLKRSKSIRPPQSPPQNCTRNNCKIS; this is translated from the exons ATGGGCAGTCAGGGCAGCCCGGTGAAGAGCTACGACTACCTCCTCAAGTTCCTCCTGGTGGGGGACAGTGACGTGGGCAAAGGGGAGATCCTGGACAGCCTCCAGGACGGCTCGGCCGAGTCCCCGTACGCTTACAGCAGCG GCATCGACTACAAGACCACCACCATTCTTCTGGACGGGCGGAGGGTGAAGCTGGAGCTTTG GGACACGTCGGGACAGGGGAGGTTCTGCACCATCTTTCGCTCCTACTCCCGAGGGGCTCAG GGCATCCTGCTCGTGTACGACATCACCAACCGCTGGTCGTTTGACGGCATCGACAGGTGGATACGAGAGATCGACGAG CATGCTCCCGGCGTGCCTCGCATCCTGGTGGGAAACCGCTTGCACCTGGCCTTCAAGCGGCAGGTGCCCACCGAGCAGGCGCGGGCCTACGCCGAGAAGAACGGCATGACCTTCTTCGAAGTGAGCCCGCTCTGCAACTTCAACGTCATCGAGTCCTTCACGGAGCTGTCGCGCATCGTGCTGATGCGGCACGGCATGGAGAAGTTCTGGCGGCCCAACCGAG TCTTCAGCCTTCAGGACCTCTGCTGCCGCGCCATCGTGTCCTGCACGCCTGTCCACCTCATCGACAAGCTCCCGCTTCCCGTGGCCATCAAGTCGCACCtcaagtccttctccatggccaACGGCATGAACGCGGTCATGATGCACGGACGCTCCTACTCGCTGGCCAACCCGGCCGGCGGCTCCAAGGGCAACAGCCTGAAGCGGTCCAAGTCCATCCGCCCACCCCAGAGCCCCCCGCAAAACTGCACCCGCAATAACTGCAAGATCTCCTAA
- the pigq gene encoding phosphatidylinositol N-acetylglucosaminyltransferase subunit Q isoform X1, with the protein MVLKIFFPQCCNRAASGLLVGRWISSDGHDSAVVLAVIHYPFIPSQVKQYIQQMEARSKVELCVLGSWSLPKDGQEGMESFLRDLSTMFPQKPWLQISRQMGKTGFTCQLLNRDPTAQQKATKEDVKKDDKEEKVIFVHYEQRKVMLSQLHPIQNGVVEPPTEPPSELRQVFHTVAHSQPLFFLDKYDDGPLKSTHWQTQGREGSIIVELLKQASVPVCAFLGWLLSVWTWTCSMRIFRLYPLRFLSSKLSTCAQLSSRTKHLRTLTSPKAAVNHTQFMRKAHMFVSFLVDVALGMLLVSWLYRDDHISMLANMLVPAADRVAKELEELLQWLMGAPAGLKMNRVLDQVLGRFFLYHIHLWISYIHLMSPFVEAILWYGGLSACLGLTFALSLLSDMVALLTFHIYCFYVYGARIYCLKIYGLASLWRLFRGKKWNVLRQRVDSCSYDVDQLFIGTLLFTILLFLLPTTALYYLVFTLLRVVIMLFQGVIHLSVDFINSFPLFAMGLRVCRPYRLAEGVRFRVLSDEPGTALHLLMEINPLKSSTVIQTYRTPTYSCYPKDSWAALVKKLFVGELIYPWTHNSTKADATKAD; encoded by the exons ATGGTGCTCAAAATCTTCTTCCCGCAATGCTGCAACCGGGCGGCGAGCGGGCTGCTGGTGGGCCGCTGGATCTCGAGCGATGGCCACGACTCGGCTGTGGTGTTAGCGGTCATCCACTACCCGTTCATCCCCAGCCAGGTCAAACAGTACATCCAGCAG ATGGAAGCCCGGAGCAAAGTGGAGCTGTGTGTGCTGGGCTCTTGGAGCTTGCCCAAAGACGGTCAGGAGGGCATGGAGAGCTTCCTGAGGGACCTGAGCACCATGTTCCCTCAGAAACCCTGGCTGCAGATCAGTCGGCAGATGGGAAAGACCGGCTTCACCTGCCAGCTCCTCAACCGCGACCCCA cagCTCAACAAAAGGCAACAAAGGAGGATGTGAAGAAAGACGACAAGGAGGAGAAGGTGATCTTTGTCCACTACGAACAGAGAAAGGTGATGCTGTCACAGCTTCATCCCATCCAGAATGGCGTCGTTGAACCACCAACGGAACCTCCGTCCGAGCTGAGACAA GTGTTCCACACGGTGGCCCACAGCCAGCCGCTCTTCTTCCTGGACAAGTACGACGATGGGCCGCTCAAGTCCACGCACTGGCAGACCCAAGGTCGCGAGGGCAGCATCATCGTGGAGCTGCTCAAGCAGGCGTCGGTGCCGGTCTGCGCGTTCCTCGGCTGGCTCCTCTCCGTGTGGACGTGGACGTGCAGCATGCG GATTTTCCGTCTCTACCCGCTGCGCTTCCTGTCCAGCAAGCTCTCCACCTGTGCCCAGCTCAGCAGCAGAACCAAACACCTGAGGACGCTCACCTCGCCCAAAGCAGCCGTCAATCACACGCAGTTTATGAG AAAAGCCCACATGTTTGTGTCCTTCCTGGTGGACGTGGCTCTGGGCATGTTGCTGGTGTCCTGGCTCTACCGAGACGaccacattagcatgttagctaacatgctgGTGCCGGCTGCCGAT CGTGTTGCtaaggagctggaggagctgcTGCAGTGGCTGATGGGAGCTCCAGCAGGGCTGAAAATGAACCGGGTCCTGGACCAGGTGCTGGGCCGCTTCTTCCTCTATCACATCCACCTGTGGATCA GTTACATCCACCTGATGTCCCCCTTCGTGGAGGCCATCTTGTGGTACGGAGGCCTGTCCGCCTGCCTGGGCCTGACCTTTGCCCTCTCCCTGCTCTCGGACATGGTGGCCCTGCTCACGTTCCACATCTACTGCTTCTACGTCTACGGAGCCAG AATCTACTGCCTGAAGATCTACGGGCTGGCTTCTCTCTGGAGGCTCTTCAGGGGGAAGAAGTGGAACGTCCTGAGGCAGAGGGTGGACTCCTGCTCCTACGACGTGGACCAG CTGTTCATCGGGACGCTGCTGTTCACCATCctgctcttcctgctgcccaccACAGCACTCTACTACCTGGTCTTCACTCTG TTGCGTGTGGTCATAATGTTGTTCCAGGGCGTCATCCACCTCAGTGTGGATTTCATCAACTCCTTCCCACTCTTCGCCATGGGCCTCCGCGTGTGTCGGCCGTACCGACTGGCAG aGGGTGTCAGGTTCAGGGTGCTGAGTGACGAGCCAGGCACTGCGCTTCATCTGCTGATGGAG ATCAACCCTCTGAAGAGCAGCACGGTGATCCAGACGTACCGCACGCCCACCTACAGCTGCTACCCCAAAGACTCGTGGGCGGCTCTGGTCAAGAAGCTCTTTGTCGGGGAGCTCATCTACCCCTGGACGCACAACAGCACCAAGGCTGATGCCACCAAGGCTGACTGA
- the alg1 gene encoding chitobiosyldiphosphodolichol beta-mannosyltransferase yields the protein MATPVHRVALPAALALIPLVLAVFYGAGWDVRWLLVSAAVVSLPAVLWLRRRDGGFERRVCVLVLGDIGRSPRMQYHSLSLSKHGYDVTLVGFLDSKPHGDVLKDERIHIVPVAEVKGFRGGPQILTYVSKVLVQFVQLLVVLLRMKPHAHILMQNPPGLPGIAATWLVCVLRGSRFVIDWHNYGYTIMALSLGHKHPLVRLASWYEHVFGPLATHNLCVTNAMKDDLHQNWGIKATTLYDRPAAIFRETPLKTQHELFLRLSHTLPVFRHSSEDEDDGKATVFSARDPAKDTVTLRPGRPALLVSSTSWTEDEDFSILLQALQEYEASIQGGATLPELVCVITGKGPQKEHYIKMIDSMSLKHVKICTPWLEAEDYPVLLGSADLGVCLHKSSSGLDLPMKVVDMFGCCLPVCAVHFKCLHELVKHDENGLIFRDAHQLAQQLNSLLSEFPSSEGKLGRFRRNLRASRGQRWDDNWHQNALPLISSS from the exons atggcgacgCCCGTCCACCGCGTCGCTCTCCCTGCTGCTTTGGCGCTCATTCCGTTGGTCCTTGCGGTGTTTTATGGCGCCGGTTGGGATGTTCGGTGGCTCCTGGTGTCTGCGGCGGTTGTCAGCCTTCCGGCGGTGCTCTGGCTGCGGCGGAGGGATGGTGGATTCGAGCGGCGTGTTTGCGTGCTGGTGCTGGGGGACATCGGTCGCAGTCCTCGCATGCAGTATCACTCTCTGTCCCTCAGCAAACATGGATATGACGTGACTCTTGTCGGCTTTTTAG ACAGCAAACCCCATGGAGATGTGCTGAAAGATGAGAGAATTCATATCGTCCCAGTGGCGGAGGTGAAAGGATTCAGAG GGGGACCACAAATCCTGACCTACGTGTCCAAAGTCTTGGTCCAGTTTGTGCAGCTTCTCGTCGTGCTGCTGAGAATGAAGCCTCATGCTCACATCCTAATGCAG AATCCTCCCGGGTTGCCCGGCATAGCGGCGACCTGGCTGGTGTGCGTGCTGCGAGGCAGCCGCTTCGTCATCGACTGGCACAACTACGGCTACACCATCATGGCCCTCAGCCTCGGACACAAGCACCCGCTGGTGCGCCTGGCAAGCTG GTACGAACACGTCTTCGGACCGCTGGCGACTCACAACCTGTGCGTGACCAACGCCATGAAGGACGACCTGCACCAAAACTGGGGCATCAA GGCCACCACGCTCTACGACAGACCGGCCGCCATCTTTCGAGAGACTCCGCTGAAGACGCAGCATGAGCTTTTTCTGAGGCtttcacacacacttcctgtcttccggCACAGCAG tgaggatgaggatgatggcAAGGCGACAGTCTTCTCCGCGCGGGACCCTGCCAAGGACACTGTGACCTTGAGGCCGGGCCGACCCGCCCTCCTGGTGAGCAGCACCAGCTGGACAG AGGATGAAGACTTCTCCATCCTCCTGCAGGCTCTCCAAG AATATGAAGCTTCGATTCAAGGAGGGGCGACTTTGCCGGAGCTCGTCTGCGTCATCACAG GCAAAGGTCCTCAGAAGGAACACTACATCAAGATGATTGACTCCATGAGTTTGAAGCATGTGAAGATCTGCACGCCGTGGCTGGAGGCAGAAGACTATCCTGTGCTGTTAG GTTCGGCTGACTTGGGTGTTTGTCTCCACAAGTCGTCCAGCGGTCTGGACCTGCCCATGAAGGTGGTGGACATGTTTGGCTGCTGCCTGCCAGTCTGCGCCGTCCACTTCAAGTG CTTGCATGAGCTGGTGAAACATGACGAGAACGGATTGATCTTCAGAGACGCTCATCAGCTGGCCCAGCAGCTCAAC TCTCTTCTCTCAGAGTTTCCCAGCAGCGAAGGCAAACTCGGCCGCTTCAGGAGGAACCTCCgtgccagcagagggcagcgcTGGGATGACAACTGGCACCAGAACGCCCTTCCGCTGATTTCTTCTTCTTGA
- the eef2kmt gene encoding protein-lysine N-methyltransferase EEF2KMT, translating to MKPSRKAPSKENRADFLKQFQSCFFSTSRPALFPWNLLEKDLESSKSSQLILDVLNQTCLHPHCKKFPPSARYRKYFLGELIRRVEAADCEPLDQLYDALGEVLSAQEGAEGYRTFLLPCGGTVSLLENRALISEGTTGLVTWDAALYLAEWALDHPQTFAGRKVLELGSGLGFTGVTVCRSCGPSKYVFSDGHGSVLRRLEDNVRLNRLFQEETPPEVSVEELDWSNVTEEHLDAIDADVVIAADVVYDPDIVPVLVQLLSRILRRKCGRVLPDVFICSTVRNRQTYEGFTKQLGDAGIGHRVIGEAVSHVFEYEPASELELIKLYLRQ from the exons ATGAAGCCGAGCAGAAAAGCCCCGAGCAAAGAAAATCGAgcagattttttaaaacaatttcaaTCGTGTTTTTTCTCGACGAGTCGTCCGGCTTTATTTCCTTGGAAT TTGTTAGAAAAGGACCTGGAAAGCAGCAAATCCTCACAGTTAATCTTAGATGTCCTCAACCAG acTTGCCTTCACCCCCATTGCAAGAAGTTCCCGCCATCAGCACGATACAGGAAGTATTTTCTCGGCGAGCTGATCAGGCGG GTGGAGGCTGCAGACTGCGAGCCGCTGGACCAGCTCTACGACGCCCTGGGTGAGGTGCTGTCGGCCCAGGAAGGAGCCGAAGGATACCGAACTTTCTTACtg CCGTGTGGCGGCACCGTCAGCTTGTTGGAGAACCGGGCGCTGATCTCAGAGGGGACGACCGGGTTGGTGACCTGGGACGCCGCCCTCTACCTGGCCGAGTGGGCCTTGGACCACCCGCAGACCTTCGCTGGCAG GAAGGTTCTGGAGCTGGGCAGCGGCCTGGGCTTCACGGGCGTCACCGTGTGTCGCTCCTGCGGCCCGTCCAAGTACGTCTTCAGCGACGGTCACGGCAGCGTCCTGCGGAGACTGGAGGACAACGTGCGGCTCAACAGACTCTTCCAGGAGGAGACGCCGCCTGAGGTCAGCGTGGAGGAGCTGGACTGGTCGAACGTGACGGAGGAGCACTTGGACGCCATCGACGCAGACGTGGTCATCGCTGCAG ACGTGGTGTACGATCCAGACATCGTACCGGTTCTGGTCCAGCTGCTGTCCAGAATCCTGAGGAGGAAGTGTGGGCGTGTCCTTCCTGACGTCTTCATCTGCTCCACGGTGAGGAACCGGCAGACGTACGAAGGCTTCACAAAGCAGCTTG GTGACGCAGGGATCGGCCATCGTGTGATCGGTGAAGCTGTCAGTCACGTGTTTGAGTACGAGCCAGCGTCAGAATTAGAGCTGATTAAATTGTACCTGCGACAataa
- the apol gene encoding uncharacterized protein apol → MYASRAPLQEALTRYASETLVHMATVGRFCAGLSGWTLRRDSELKAMIDISKRVDLKLSKDVLAYVKSKMASERRRAALEEELEEVLQKVLLGLEELDGFVEAVERLAVTTPHVFLDEVFKLPEGVTCRHVELAIGAARQACPLGMEFRRDAKVFFLPKLDNVQVLTYMLDKYIQTTLNMCLLLNESKFCLNMAMKAASDLGVELHVDLPADDRMLHHINTCEDIRKDANFRLVFMLQDAASRRFVMEFSQRRSRMLELLDQLDQSASDLVKMNKAKRISSVAGSSVGVVSGVLSIVGLALSPASGGASLILSMVALGLGLSAFTSCVVVSATDFTINQKHKNQAGEMFESFMQDVQRLDEATREAGRLDVAVRAVLCQESVSLHADATSTKMLNSNQVVRRIGKVVVQGGKAFRNVHKMVADVQRVSQTAARSSLLALRTAKAGLIPLNGIFVGLDVFIICMNSIALVKGCHTDVSRFIRARTALWRSEMDSWQRISDSLVQGMLCLEKNQAAMEVEVYQNDKQEDGHQCVIQ, encoded by the exons ATGTATGCATCAAG AGCTCCCCTGCAGGAGGCCTTGACCCGCTATGCCTCGGAGACGCTGGTCCACATGGCCACCGTGGGACGGTTCTGCGCGGGCCTCTCCGGGTGGACCCTGAGGCGTGACAGCGAGTTAAAGGCCATGATTGACATCAGCAAGAGAGTGGACCTGAAGCTGAGCAAGGACGTGTTGGCCTACGTGAAGAGCAAGATGGCGTCGGAGAGAAGGCGAGCCgcgctggaggaggagctggaggaggtgctgCAGAAGGTCCTGCTCGGCCTGGAGGAGCTCGACGGCTTCGTGGAGGCGGTGGAGAGGCTGGCGGTCACCACGCCGCACGTCTTCCTGGATGAGGTGTTCAAGCTGCCCGAAGGCGTCACCTGCCGCCACGTGGAGCTCGCCATCGGCGCCGCCCGCCAGGCTTGCCCGCTCGGCATGGAGTTCAGGAGAGATGCCAAGGTCTTCTTCTTGCCCAAGCTGGACAACGTGCAGGTGCTGACCTACATGCTGGACAAATACATCCAGACCACGCTCAACATGTGTCTCCTGCTCAATGAAAG CAAGTTCTGCCTCAACATGGCCATGAAAGCTGCATCAGACCTTGGCGTGGAGCTCCACGTGGACCTGCCTGCAGACGACAGGATGCTTCATCACATCAACACCTGTGAGGACATCAG GAAGGACGCAAACTTCCGGCTGGTCTTCATGCTGCAGGACGCCGCCAGCCGTCGCTTCGTCATGGAGTTCAGCCAGCGACGTTCCAGGATGCTGGAGCTTCTGGACCAACTAGACCAGAGCGCCTCGGATCTGGTCAAGATGAACAAAGCTAAAAGAATCTCCAGCGTGGCGGGGAGCTCGGTGGGCGTGGTCAGCGGCGTGCTGTCCATTGTGGGTCTCGCCTTGTCGCCCGCTTCTGGCGGAGCATCTCTGATTCTCAGCATGGTGGCGCTGGGTCTCGGGCTCTCCGCCTTCACCAGCTGCGTTGTGGTCTCCGCCACAGACTTCACCATCAACCAGAAACACAAGAACCAAGCCGGTGAGATGTTTGAGAGCTTCATGCAGGACGTGCAGCGTCTGGACGAGGCCACCAGGGAAGCGGGTCGGCTGGATGTGGCCGTCAGGGCGGTTCTTTGCCAGGAAAGCGTATCTCTGCACGCGGACGCCACCTCCACCAAGATGCTCAACAGCAACCAGGTGGTCAGAAGGATCGGCAAGGTGGTGGTCCAGGGCGGAAAAGCTTTCCGAAACGTCCACAAGATGGTGGCAGATGTCCAGAGAGTGAGCCAGACAGCTGCTAGAAGTTCCCTGCTGGCGTTACGCACGGCCAAGGCCGGCCTCATCCCGCTGAACGGGATCTTCGTCGGCCTCGACGTCTTCATCATCTGCATGAACAGCATCGCTCTGGTGAAAGGATGCCACACCGACGTCTCCCGTTTCATCCGAGCCAGGACCGCCCTGTGGCGCTCCGAGATGGACTCCTGGCAGAGGATCTCCGACTCTCTGGTCCAAGGGATGCTGTGCCTTGAGAAGAACCAGGCTGCCATGGAGGTAGAAGTTTACCAGAACGACAAACAGGAAGACGGACACCAGTGTGTCATTCAGTAG
- the pigq gene encoding phosphatidylinositol N-acetylglucosaminyltransferase subunit Q isoform X2, with protein MVLKIFFPQCCNRAASGLLVGRWISSDGHDSAVVLAVIHYPFIPSQVKQYIQQMEARSKVELCVLGSWSLPKDGQEGMESFLRDLSTMFPQKPWLQISRQMGKTGFTCQLLNRDPTQQKATKEDVKKDDKEEKVIFVHYEQRKVMLSQLHPIQNGVVEPPTEPPSELRQVFHTVAHSQPLFFLDKYDDGPLKSTHWQTQGREGSIIVELLKQASVPVCAFLGWLLSVWTWTCSMRIFRLYPLRFLSSKLSTCAQLSSRTKHLRTLTSPKAAVNHTQFMRKAHMFVSFLVDVALGMLLVSWLYRDDHISMLANMLVPAADRVAKELEELLQWLMGAPAGLKMNRVLDQVLGRFFLYHIHLWISYIHLMSPFVEAILWYGGLSACLGLTFALSLLSDMVALLTFHIYCFYVYGARIYCLKIYGLASLWRLFRGKKWNVLRQRVDSCSYDVDQLFIGTLLFTILLFLLPTTALYYLVFTLLRVVIMLFQGVIHLSVDFINSFPLFAMGLRVCRPYRLAEGVRFRVLSDEPGTALHLLMEINPLKSSTVIQTYRTPTYSCYPKDSWAALVKKLFVGELIYPWTHNSTKADATKAD; from the exons ATGGTGCTCAAAATCTTCTTCCCGCAATGCTGCAACCGGGCGGCGAGCGGGCTGCTGGTGGGCCGCTGGATCTCGAGCGATGGCCACGACTCGGCTGTGGTGTTAGCGGTCATCCACTACCCGTTCATCCCCAGCCAGGTCAAACAGTACATCCAGCAG ATGGAAGCCCGGAGCAAAGTGGAGCTGTGTGTGCTGGGCTCTTGGAGCTTGCCCAAAGACGGTCAGGAGGGCATGGAGAGCTTCCTGAGGGACCTGAGCACCATGTTCCCTCAGAAACCCTGGCTGCAGATCAGTCGGCAGATGGGAAAGACCGGCTTCACCTGCCAGCTCCTCAACCGCGACCCCA CTCAACAAAAGGCAACAAAGGAGGATGTGAAGAAAGACGACAAGGAGGAGAAGGTGATCTTTGTCCACTACGAACAGAGAAAGGTGATGCTGTCACAGCTTCATCCCATCCAGAATGGCGTCGTTGAACCACCAACGGAACCTCCGTCCGAGCTGAGACAA GTGTTCCACACGGTGGCCCACAGCCAGCCGCTCTTCTTCCTGGACAAGTACGACGATGGGCCGCTCAAGTCCACGCACTGGCAGACCCAAGGTCGCGAGGGCAGCATCATCGTGGAGCTGCTCAAGCAGGCGTCGGTGCCGGTCTGCGCGTTCCTCGGCTGGCTCCTCTCCGTGTGGACGTGGACGTGCAGCATGCG GATTTTCCGTCTCTACCCGCTGCGCTTCCTGTCCAGCAAGCTCTCCACCTGTGCCCAGCTCAGCAGCAGAACCAAACACCTGAGGACGCTCACCTCGCCCAAAGCAGCCGTCAATCACACGCAGTTTATGAG AAAAGCCCACATGTTTGTGTCCTTCCTGGTGGACGTGGCTCTGGGCATGTTGCTGGTGTCCTGGCTCTACCGAGACGaccacattagcatgttagctaacatgctgGTGCCGGCTGCCGAT CGTGTTGCtaaggagctggaggagctgcTGCAGTGGCTGATGGGAGCTCCAGCAGGGCTGAAAATGAACCGGGTCCTGGACCAGGTGCTGGGCCGCTTCTTCCTCTATCACATCCACCTGTGGATCA GTTACATCCACCTGATGTCCCCCTTCGTGGAGGCCATCTTGTGGTACGGAGGCCTGTCCGCCTGCCTGGGCCTGACCTTTGCCCTCTCCCTGCTCTCGGACATGGTGGCCCTGCTCACGTTCCACATCTACTGCTTCTACGTCTACGGAGCCAG AATCTACTGCCTGAAGATCTACGGGCTGGCTTCTCTCTGGAGGCTCTTCAGGGGGAAGAAGTGGAACGTCCTGAGGCAGAGGGTGGACTCCTGCTCCTACGACGTGGACCAG CTGTTCATCGGGACGCTGCTGTTCACCATCctgctcttcctgctgcccaccACAGCACTCTACTACCTGGTCTTCACTCTG TTGCGTGTGGTCATAATGTTGTTCCAGGGCGTCATCCACCTCAGTGTGGATTTCATCAACTCCTTCCCACTCTTCGCCATGGGCCTCCGCGTGTGTCGGCCGTACCGACTGGCAG aGGGTGTCAGGTTCAGGGTGCTGAGTGACGAGCCAGGCACTGCGCTTCATCTGCTGATGGAG ATCAACCCTCTGAAGAGCAGCACGGTGATCCAGACGTACCGCACGCCCACCTACAGCTGCTACCCCAAAGACTCGTGGGCGGCTCTGGTCAAGAAGCTCTTTGTCGGGGAGCTCATCTACCCCTGGACGCACAACAGCACCAAGGCTGATGCCACCAAGGCTGACTGA